The sequence CTATCTATATAAAAAACACCCCAAAAGTCAGATTTTATCTATATAACTTTTGGGGTGTAGTTCATTCGGTGCTTTTTTAGTTGTTATCTTTTTCTTCTATTTTTACTTCCTTCTTTTCTTCCTCCAGTTGTTTTTGAGTGCTCTTGAGTTCTTTTTTTAGGGAGAAGCCCTTTGAAAAATTAACCAAGGTCATGACAAATGCACCCAAGAGGACACAGAGCAAGATCAGAATGATCAAGGGCAATTTAAATTGAACCAAGAGGAAATTCACGGTGACCGTTTGCATGTTTGCAAGGGAAATACCAGCAATTAGTAAGATGGAAAGTAATAGAGCAATGTAGTGTAGATTTCTTTTATTCATCATTATCTCCTTATTGTTCAGTCGGAGCCTTGCTTTTTACATCAGCGTATTCTTCCGGCTGCTCTAGGCTTAGAATCTCCTCATAAGCCGGTAGGGAAAGGTCCTTGCCATATTTATTTTTTAAAGCAGTGTTTACTAGGCGATAGGCCAGATTGGCATTTCGGGACAAGATAGGACCGTGGAAGTAGCTCCCAAAGACGTTTTTGTAATGAACGCCTTCGCACCCATCTTCTTTATTGTTCCCATTTCCGTAGACAACCTTGCCCAGCGGTTTTTCATCCTCTGCCAAGAAGGTCCGACCTTGGTGGTTCTCAAAACCATAATAGGTTTCGTTAAATTCTTCGTTATGGATTTTGATATCACCGATATAGCGGTTGTTGACTTGATTGAGCGTATAGTGGCCCATAATACCGAGCCCTTCAATGCGTTTGCCAGAAGCTTCAATGTAGTACTGGCCTAGAAGCTGAAAGCCACCACAGATAGCAAGGATCACACCATCTTCATCAATAAAGCGCTCGAGGTCTTCTTTTTTATCTGGTAGATCTTCTGATACAATGGTCTGTTCGTAGTCTTGTCCTCCACCGAAAAAGGCGATATCATAGGCATCAGGGTCGAACCGGTCTTTGAGAGAGACGATATCCACTGTGACATGGGCTCCAAGTTTTTCTGCAACGTACTTGAGCATGAGGATATTCCCATTGTCCCCGTAGGTATTCATTAAGTTGCCGTAGAGATGGGCAATGCGCAGGCTGTAAGGATACTGTGCCTGATCAGAAGATTTTAGAGAAGTATAAGTCATTAGTGCATCTCCTTTTCAATCAGGTGTTCTTGGGCCAAAATCTCACGGAATTCAAGCATGGCCGTATAAGTGGCTAAAATGTAAGCGTGAGGGGTTTCTTGTTGCTGGATGCGTTGGAAAACCTCTTTTAATTCAGCCATTTCTGTGATCTGATCAGCAGGATAGCCAGTGACCCGAAGTCGCCGAGCAATTTCAGAGTGGCGTACCCCGCCAGCATTGATTTCTGGAATATCCATCTGGGTGATTTGCTCAAAGTCTGCGTCCCAAATCCAGCTGGTGTCGATCCCATCCGCATAATTCGCATTAAGGAGGACTGACAAGCTAAA comes from Streptococcus parasanguinis ATCC 15912 and encodes:
- a CDS encoding LapA family protein, which codes for MNKRNLHYIALLLSILLIAGISLANMQTVTVNFLLVQFKLPLIILILLCVLLGAFVMTLVNFSKGFSLKKELKSTQKQLEEEKKEVKIEEKDNN
- the gatD gene encoding lipid II isoglutaminyl synthase subunit GatD, which produces MTYTSLKSSDQAQYPYSLRIAHLYGNLMNTYGDNGNILMLKYVAEKLGAHVTVDIVSLKDRFDPDAYDIAFFGGGQDYEQTIVSEDLPDKKEDLERFIDEDGVILAICGGFQLLGQYYIEASGKRIEGLGIMGHYTLNQVNNRYIGDIKIHNEEFNETYYGFENHQGRTFLAEDEKPLGKVVYGNGNNKEDGCEGVHYKNVFGSYFHGPILSRNANLAYRLVNTALKNKYGKDLSLPAYEEILSLEQPEEYADVKSKAPTEQ